The following is a genomic window from Strix aluco isolate bStrAlu1 chromosome 3, bStrAlu1.hap1, whole genome shotgun sequence.
TACTCCCAGATAAAAAAGCTTCCTTAGCATTAACTGGAGACTGACATATGTCCAGAAtgactcaaaaaaaccccctataTCTAACAAAGTAGAAAATTACTGAATAAGGTATTACGTAGACCATAAATAATTAATTGACTGCTAATGCAGGGGCTttgtcagacaaaaaaaaaaaaaaagaaattggatcCATGATTGTGCTCTTAAACAAAGCAGTCTTGATTTTCAAGACTTGTATTCAAGATTTTCAGTAACGCAACTAATTAAGCCCCAGTTTCTGTGCATGTATCCCTAACATGTGAAAATAGGTTCTAGGCAGTTCTAAATCTTTTGTGATTCTTAGTTGTTAGCCACAGAAATAAAGATGTGTGTGCTTTGACAGCCTTCACTATGAGATGTTTCCACCATTTTCAAAAAACGTGTAGATCTTTTTAATCTGGAATCAAAGAATCACTTAACTGAAGAACAGGGTGTAAAATACCCaaaatatacacatgtatatatatgtttttgaACTATCATgaagggttttttaatatatatttctatagATAAACTATATTGTTCATTTATATGCTaataatctttctttctttcttttttaaaataccaagtcAGATCTTACCCGTTACATGGCCCATGCTGATCATACCAGTAGAAGTTTTCTGAACTCCGGCAGGGAACAATCTCTATTTTGTCTTCTAAAGTATGGTCTTTCCAGTTTGGGATAGAAGCACAATACACAAGTAAAGTGTAACAAAACCAGCACTGACCTGTCCTAATCTGCATCCTGAGAAAGGAATTTGGTTTACAGGTTATTTTGTAAACATTAGATTTTCTGAAACCAATTAGACAAAGCCAAATAAAGATTATGTGGACTCAAAAGGTTTTCCATGGGTAGATTTCACACACTGACATTGGttggaaaatgaggaaaattagTAAATTAGTAATTGCAAAACTGAGGTTTTCAGAAACAGTCAAGTAATTTGCCAACTTGAGTGAGACTTTTGTTTGATTAAATAAGTAATTTTGGAAAGGCAGAGGATTTGCTTGCACAAGCGTGAAGTAAATAGCTCACTGAATCTGGAAACGGTTCCATTAATTTTCATGGCGGTCTGCTTAAAAATCCTAAATTAAAGTGTATAATCCTAAAAATTGGTCCTTTGAATCAAGCTTACGCTTAGGATCAAGACTGCACATAGattgttgaaataaataaatgagttgTTCTAGTTTGTTTGAAATTAGACGATGTGCTACTGGTGCCTTGGTTAATGCAAGGCCATTGTGTTCCTTGAGCTACGCTTCATTCCGGTTTGATTTGCTACATCTAGTGCATATATTTTCTTGCATACTGTATTGTGGAAGCTAGCAATACTGAAACTATTTCTTGTCACTTTGTAATGCATATGCAttgaatttcctctttttttgtggaaaaaaacccctttttctcAGGATTATTTATCATCCTTGTTTTTATGGACCAGGTAGCAGAAGAAAGACAATATTTTGCAAAGGTATGAAAAGGTTTATAGCCAAAATACTGGCCTGAATTAACATTGTAATGCTCAACCTCTATGCTAAGGTTTTCTCAGAGAAAATTTGAACAATATGATGTTAAATCAGGTCCTTAAAATTCTATAGGAAATTCGCTTTACCTCGCTACTATTTGGAGGAAGGACCAGACAGAAAGACAGGAATCTGAGGCAGCCACCCCTAGCAAACagggaaaatacagttttgctaAGGAAGTGGGAAGCTGGCTGCACTGCGTGCAGGACACAGGGCAGAGGCCAGTGCTTTGCCTCTCTGAATTAAATGACACAGGGCACTGTCTATTCCAGTGCTCTTTTGCAGCtcagtttttctgcatttaaacagGGGAATTACAGGTATGCAAGCAAACCATTGTGCTTCTAGCTAACCATTTGCAATACCTGATAAATTCCATTAATATGGTGTTACAAAGTAGTTGGCATATGCCAGCTGCAGCTTATCAACTAATAAGCATGTTAACAGACTGCTGGCACTGAACAGGGTTGCTTACCTCGCTGACAGGCAAAGGAGATAAGGGCAAACGGTAAACATTTGCTGGTGTTTTCTAGTGATCAGTACAGCatgaattttcattatttcttgcATACCTGGTAGGAGGACCGTTGCTGCTAATTTTCAGCCACTTGCTAACACCTAATTGAAACCTCTGTGGaaacattggggttttttagtgtGTGACTAGTCGTTTGACAGCCTTCAAAGTGGCAGGTGAATGCTGACAAGTTTGAGAACTAGGTATTCTCTATGGATATTGTTCataaatggaagcagaaaaaatTCAAGGCAAAAGTAACCTATAATGAGGATGCATGTACCTGAAATAGTCTAACCTTAGGCTATGTCCTTCTAACTGTATAAAGACCTGAATGAAACCTTGTTCTGCTGTGTTGACATGCTATTCTGGCCCATATGTTTCAAAACCAGCACTTCTCCTGAAGTTAAGAGCTAAGGTCTAGATTTGGGACTTTGACAGTTTAAATGTAAACTGGCTTAAACAGTAGATTCTGATCGAGATACAGCACACGTTGTGAATATACCCTTTAAAAAGTTACAGTAAAGggataaataaaaggaaagatgaaaacgGCAAGAACATCAGAATCATATTCCAAAATAAGACAAAGCTTTACAGGTATCTCAAACTTTTTTCCTTGTGCTAACATCAGAGACACCAGAATTGTTTTATAGACTATGATGcgagaagcaaagaaaaaaaaggcagtcttattcattttaataattttatcatGAAAAAAAGAACACTGATTACATCAAGTGTAATTTATATCAGTCTTGAAGTCCATTTAtctttctcttcccccaccccGGAGAAGCATATAAGGTCTTGGCAGTAATACGATTCAGGCTGAACAAGTGTAGCTATACCTGCAAGTTGTATCCAAGCCGTTGTTTAGCGGGTGTAGTTTGGTATTTGTAGCGGTCGCAttttcagtgtgtgtgcatgtatattcTGGATGTCTTGAAGCCTGGCCCCTTCTTTTCCCAGGCATATTATCAACTTTGTCAGTAATGGATCTGACTTGATGATAGTATTTAGAGCAAATTGAATGCAGTGTGCTTTCAGCTCCAACATTCAAGCCATGTATATAACGTTTGTGGCACAGACATTTATATGTTCATGTAGTAGCTGCTTAGTGAAGGAAGACAGTCAGGGAATCACCCACAGTTGCAAAGATGGGTGGGTGTCTGCACCTCCAGCTCATTTCATGAGTAAGAATCACTCCTTGCTCTGCAGGACAAGCCATCAGATTACTCACTCTTTACAACTACATGTTGGTGTTCTCTTGCAGAAAACTGGTTCCTAGATtaggtggtttggggttttttttgctttgttaaaatgaggttataatgataaaaataacaaacaatgAAACCTTGGTCCTGCGAAGCTCAGTAGCAAAGATTTCAGTATGTTCTGTGGGGCCCAAATGTCACCGTTGCTAACACTGGAAGTTTTTGGTACAACGAAGCCAATCTTACAGTTAGCTGCCACCAAAAATTTATGTTTTCAGTGTCCCTGTCCTTTTCTTGTCATAACACTGGTGTTCACTTGAGTCTTCAGGGAGCTAGAGCTTCAGGGAACTAACAGCAAAAGATACTGGTTTAGCTGTCTGAACTGGTTCCCCACAATTACAGCAGCTTAGTTCTAGCTTGAAAACATGCTATCAGTAATATAATATTTGTGATTTGTCTTCCCTATGTTACCTTATTtgcaaaagcatttaaattttttcccatttaggaatatttcaatttaaattttagaCTACCCACTGACTCTGCTGATCAGTCAAAATTTCTGAAGCAAAGTAACAAATTTCCAAAGATTTTccagaaaacacacaaaaccaagaCAGATTACTtaatgtggaaaagaaagaagcGCAAGCGCAAAGGTGAATGTGGGGACAGGTAGGACTGACAGCTGAACTGGTAAAAAGAGAAAGGATCCATATTCGGAGGGAAGGAGTACTAAAAGAGGAGcagtacaaatgaaaatgttaaaatatactAATAAAAAGGGTAAGAGCGCAGGGATGAAGACTGCTAAAAATATTAAGTGGTATATTGgtttacattttccattttgtctAAAACTAAATTTAGTTTTGtggaaaatgttttccaaaagctTCTTATTAAACTGTGTGAAATATTCccctcagctctgcagagcataTTAACTTATAAAACCCATTGATTTGGTATGCTCTATCAATTGGCGCTGTGCTACCAACTAACCTATCTCCCTTTAGACTTATGTTGACATTTAAAAAAGATTGAGACAATAACCTTTCCACCTCTCAACCACGGTAAAAAAAACTTTACTTGCAAAACCTGCAGTCCTAAGGAGTTGTTAGGATTTGTAAATGATTTGAAGTTAATATATGGCAAATCATTGCACTTGGAAATAAGCACTCTATTCTGTGCAGAGACAATGTTTAGCTTCTTAGCAAAACAACCTTTTTAGCAATGGATGGTGTTTCACTGCTAGATTATTTCCATGACTAGCTGAGTTAGTTAATGTCactttaaaggtattttaacaCATTATATCTTTCCTTCCTGAGAACCTTCGAAATTTCAATTTATAGGGAGAACCTGGGTTTGAGTAGAACAGATACCTTAAGAATTTTCTCTTAAACACATTTGAAAGTAGGTTATTGTCTTGCTCCCTCAAACTCAGTGTCTGACAGATTTCTTAGAACAAATGCAGTGATGTGAGTTCAAGATGGCAAATGTAGCTACTCTCCTCATAAGCACCACACCTCTCCACCACATCACAGTGTGGTGTGTGTGCAGCCCTCTGATCCCGGTCTCTGTAAATCATGACCCCATTATGATCACGGAGCGTGAATGTGTGTTCGGCAATGCAGCTAGTTTTGTGGTAACTCTCACATGGATATAGACTGTTCCAAGTCTGATGAAAGTGTGTCACTGAGCTATAGCAGCCACCTCATACTCATTCCCTCCCATGGCAGCTCAGTCATTGATGGACATCCCCTGGGGAGCCAGTTCTTGCCTCCCCTCAAGAGCAACTTGAGGCTGGGTAGGAAGGGAACAGGCTGAGATACCTCTGTATTCAGACCAGGGTGGGTTTGAGGTTAGTCTTCTGCACAACTTTACGGCAGATCCTCATCCTGGTTTTGCAACTGGGGTGCATCTATCTCACCGGTTCAGCAGAGGAAGCACTGAGGTTTGTTTTTCATATGTATTCATTGTAATGAGATGTTGAAATTGCAGTGAGCTCAGAAACCAGTTCACCAGAATCCAACAATGCTACAGAAAGTCGACCACAAACAGGTCTACAATGATAGCACACAGAGTGAAAATTAATATGTGTCCTGTAAATAACTGCCTTTATGCCTCATTGCAAATGCAGTACTTAAACATTCTTGTCTTGTGAGTAATTTCATATTCACAGTTTGTGGGAACGcataaatgtaaagaaaacaggtttggggtccttttgttgggttttttgttttgtttttaagtctgcTAATTTCAATTCACAAACACCACGGGAGCCTGCAATTccaattttcttttcacagtatTAATGAAAACTGGGCACTGAAAATAGTCAGATTTTTCCCTCTAAATTTTAAACCACTTAGAAATACAGTCAAGAATAATAACTTTCTAATCCATTATTACACAATGTAAAACTGTGCTCAATTGCTATTATTTCATGGAAAGTTTTTCATAAGTGGTAGAAGAGGCTTGTAAAAATCGGTCTCTTCTAAGCTGGTCTTTGAGGCAATCCAAAAAGGCTGGTTTTATGCTGTTCAGAGGAAGAGTTGTGCATCAGAGGAGTTGTTTTAAGAAGGGATCATTGCACCACAAGAtgacttttatttcctttcactgtTATGGCATGGTCTGAGCATGATCACAGTCTTTATGATTTTCTCTTGTTCCTAACCAAACCATCCTCAACTTACTATAGattgtttctggatttttttgagattactttttattcttaaaaatgaGGGTCATTTTTATGACGTTTAATCTTAACATTCACCTATAAGGTATTTCGCTTCTCATTCAAACTTTATCCGGGATGAAGTTAGTATATTTTTGATGCTGCAGACACTAAGAGACTACACTGAGTAGCAGACAAGATTTACCAATAGACGTACCTCTGCAGCTGTACCAGGAGCCAATGACTCTGCCTGGTTCAGCTACCAAGGTGCTGGGAAGAAAACTGCATCATGTGTTTCTCAGAGCTGTGAAGCAAGGACCAAGGTTTCTGTAACCTTATAATCTTCACTTGCTCTCCATTGAGATCATCTGTTGTCCCTTGCAATAGTTGCTATCTtgcggggaaaaaaaatccaggtaaATTCCGCTTGGGTACTCCGGTCTTAGTGAAATAAGGGTCCTACTTAAATAGAAGGCAGCTGTTTTAGGGATGTTATGGATGGGGATTTCTTCATTTACATAGATTTCAGAAGTGTAGGCTGGCCTTTCCCCAGTGGCCTTTTCCTCCTTGTCTCAGAATAGGACACTTGCTTTAGCACGTGCTCCATTAGCCTTTCCTGCCTAAAATGCTCCCAGACAAACCCATGTGCTTTGTAAAACTTTCCTCttatttcctcctccttcatTTGTCTTGAGAGGCCCTGCTAggttaaaagcatattttaatgtaaatggaagaaaaaatagcAAGAAGTCATTTCCCTTGCTGAACTGCTCCTTTTACTGAAGTCCAAACAAATGTAACAACAGATGCTTTGAAAATGTTATAAGTTTAAATAACATTAATGTAGTGGTTGAATATTCCTCAGACAGATGGGATAAATGAGATAATTGCgaaaacattcttaaaaataaaaggatgccATCAAGTGAAAGGCAGGAGCTTAGGTAACATTGAAAAATATTCCTTACATGTTTTTTTTAGGTTGCAATGTTAAAAGAATGTTTTCCTCTGAGCAAGCTGCTAAGTGTCATTTAGTAGACATTAATTGTAAAGTTAGTTGATGGCATTTGGCCCAAACGTCTGTAATTTAAAGAGAAAGAGCAGCTGTTAGTGTATCAGGTATTGACAGAGTTTATTCAGTTGCTTCTATTATTTCtcagacagaaattaatttcctgaaattGCATACAGTAAGGTAAGACTTTGTCTCGTTTTCATTTGCTATGGAAATACTCAGGAGCCTTTATTCTGCAACAGTGCATTGTCTCATGTAAAACAATAAATGACACCTTATGTGTaaaagaatttccattttctgcAATAGGTACAATGAAGAAACAGGATCTAAACAGTCACTGACTACTTTGGGACAGACCACATTTCTTAGTAGGGTGACGTCTactctgaaatgagaaaaagtcTTCGAGCCTTCTGAAGCGAAACTTCAAGATATCTTGTGTAGTCATAGAAAATACCAATTGTACCAACTTGTAACAACTTTGAGAGGGggcgaaaaaaaaaaagttaaaatactaTTTGACACAAATGACAGTTTTCTTGAGTCTTACCGTGGTGCCTCTGTTCTTTCAGCCAATTAAAATGTCACCTTCTTTAAGCCTATGTGGGATAACTCCCAGAAAGTGGTGTTTCAACAGTAGGAACACAAATCACCAATAAATAAATGATGAGTAATACCAAGGTAGGGAGGGAACTTAGTTCTTTTGagggtttttggcttttttgtggtgttttattATTCATAGGTCAATTGTAGATGTCTGTAGCTGGTGGCTGCTTTTAATTCTGGTTGTCCAAACTTGTTGCAGTTTTTGACCAGTGTTGATAGTTTGAGTGGCTTTACCTTTAATGTACCCTTAAAATCTTTAAGCATCCTTAAAATCATCATCTTCCTATTACGTCTTTACAGTGCAAAAAAAGTGACTGTGGGGCATAGTGTGCCTTCATGCACCTTGAGCAAGATGCTTCTCTAGTACACTTCAATAAAATGCTAGTTGTAGGCAAGGTCTGTTAGAGCTAACATAATGAATATATTGTAAAACTAGTGTTTAATAATACTCTTAGttaacatttatattttactGACTGCATTTTTAGCCATGCATAATGATTTAAAATGTGGTTTCTATAAGCCAGCCTGGATGCTTAATGAGAGTGTTCTGCGCTGCTTGGTGGGAAACCCTGGTTCACTCACTGCTCTTTTCTTGCTCCTGGGCTCAGCCAAGGCTGGCAGTGCTGAGAGTACACGGCCTCTCAGAAGTTTGGAAATGCTGGTATAATCAGAGGAATATTGCATAGACCCAGGTCACTTCATTTTTGTCTATGACGCTTACTAAGTTACAGAAGAAGATCCATCTCAGCTATTGCCACTTAAAGCGATTCTATACAAAGATCTGCCTCTTCTCCTGCAAAATGCAATAAAGAAAGATCAGAGGACATGCATAAGCATTGTGTGTCCTGTGAGCATTTAACCTAGAAATTCCTCCTGGAATCAGGCTTTCATTCCACATGGCTGTGCAAGGGGACAAAATGTGCCAGACAATATAATAGTTCCTACCAAGAAGATTTTACAGTCTTCAGACATAGGTCAGTTCAGTTCGTACCGTAACTGAAAAGACTAGAGTCTGGCCTGAGAGGTGGGTTCTTAGAAGGCTGAGCCCTTGCTTTGTGcaattggaaattttttttctgggcaTAAAGCATTGCTTGAGGGAATGTCTGGTAATGGTGTCAATGACAGAAAGAGGGAATGGGAGAAGTTGAGTGAAAAAGTGTTCTGAAGTGTAGCCCCGTTCAAGGAGGACTCTCTGAATTAGAAAAGAGAAGGTAGGGTTGGATAGCTCTCTAAAAGTAATAAAAGTAAATACaattgatttggaaaaaaatgttagaagGAGAGGAGAAGTTGAGATGCTTGCTGAGGGAAGTCTAAAGGAGAGCTGAGGATACCTTATTTGTAGCCAGCTTACTGGCTGCTATCATTTATTACTGGgggaattttgatttttttccccattctgtttGGTAGTCTGGCTTATCATCACTGTCTTCTCAATTAGTACTATAGGTCACTTGTTCTTtacagaggagagaaagaaagagggagggagtGGAAGAGGGAAATCCTTTCCTCACAGATGTTCATGTTCTGGCATTTAAATTGTGGCATGCCTGTTACTTCAGATTATTTAGGTACTCTTTGCTTAATAACAGCATTTGCAGAAATTATAATTTTGAAAGCTAAAATGAGATTTTCTTGCTGtccttttccttgtttaaaaGCCTGTTTACTTATGCTGACAGACATGAAAATGGAATGGGCTGCAAACCTAAAAGTTTTTGGACCGGTAGAGTACATTGATAGGCAGTCCTGACCTAGTGAGGGCAATTAGAAAGATGCATGTTTGTAGCAGGTAGATATGAGTAATTCCTCAATGTGCAAACTCAGTAATAACCTCTCCCTTATTTCATTATCTACCTACAGCAAATCCtaccagggcaggaggaggaagggagtacCCTGGCTCGTCCGAGGTGATTCGTGAATCCAGCAGCACAACAGGCATGGTAGTTGGGATCGTGGCAGCAGCGGCGCTGTGTATCCTCATTCTCCTGTATGCTATGTACAAGTACAGGAATCGAGACGAAGGATCGTATCATGTAGATGAGAGTCGAAACTACATCAGTAACTCAGCACAATCCAATGGGGCTGTGATCAAGGAAAAACAGCCCAACAGCGCTAAAAGTTccaacaaaaacaagaaaaataaggatAAGGAGTACTATGTCTGATCTCAACATCTAAAAGAACGCTTGTATAGAAATAGTCTTCATTTTATCTGAGACATAATACAAACTTATTTACTTTACTTTTTATGAAGCacattcaaaaacaaacaaacaaaaaagacagggAATGCAATCAGAAAGGaaagactgtttttaaaaacaagcatttcatgctcttgtttttcagaaacaggAGCTGATAAATTCCCTAACATCCACAGTGTTTTCATTTACTCTGCCTGTCTTTATGTTGCTGGAACATTTCTGAAAGACAATGATGACACCACGCATTCATAAAGCAAGGAGTATTACTACAACATCAAGGCacaatatgaaacaaaacaaattaaaaaaacaaaacaggaaaaaaaaagaaaaaagaagctacCTATGATTCTGGATTTAGCCAAAGTGCTAGCGCTTTCTTGAGAAGTAAGTTAGTCTTATTGTCAGAGAAGACTGTCATTATATATGGTGACTCAACAAGCAAACATAAAGAGTTTGCCGTCTGGTGCAGTGAAGCAGTGATTGGAAACTTGCATTTGAAACAAAGTGCTGGCTTTTCTGAAGACTTACGTAGAAATACTTTCAAAAAGCCCCTTTCTGGTTGTGAGGAAAATAGTACGGAGGCcttattttcaaaaacaaaaacaaaaatctggAATATAAGGCacatttccacaaaaaaaaaaaaaaagaaaaaaacaaacaagagggCATAGATGCAATCATTGGGAAATTTTCATGCACGCTTAATATGTTATTACATATGTTTATATAAAAACACATCTATATGTGCTTTCTGGACTGTGATAAGTGATGTTTTATAGCCTGTTGTATAGAAAATGCAAACTATATCTGCTCTTCAGCCATTTTTGGTAAACTCAATGTTATAAGTGTTGCTAGGTATAGAGAGTTTTATGACATCTGGAGCAACAGACATACTTCAGTTTTTTTGCAGCCATTATAAATTGTCCCAgacttcttcccctttttttttttttttttttaatttacagtgtaGTGGTTATACTAAGGGGGATGTGTATGAATGTATATAAGAGtcagctaatttttttcttacctgtaCAGCCTCTATTCTGTTGCAATTAAGTTTTAGTAGTTTGTATGAAAGAAGTGGACTAGAAAGCAAAACTATATCTCTACTGTAATTTGTCTTCTCCCTCCTATCCCCATCTCTTGCTCCTGATATGCATCAATGAAGTTGATCAGAATGGCCAATTTTCCTAGAAATACACATTCATTAATTAGCTAAATATATAGTGACTTAAACTGGCCTTTGGCTTCCAGTCAAAGCTTCACTATTGGAGAGCATGGTTTGCCTTGCAGAAACCTTGTTCTTAAGAAATTATGGGAATGATGAGTTTCTTGAAAATCTTAGGAAGTATCATATAGTGTTTATCTGGCATTCAGTTACATGAACGACAGCTTACTGCGGCA
Proteins encoded in this region:
- the NRXN1 gene encoding neurexin-1 isoform X33, whose amino-acid sequence is MDMRWHCENSQTTDDILVASAECPSDDEDIDPCEPSSGGLANPTRAGGGREYPGSSEVIRESSSTTGMVVGIVAAAALCILILLYAMYKYRNRDEGSYHVDESRNYISNSAQSNGAVIKEKQPNSAKSSNKNKKNKDKEYYV
- the NRXN1 gene encoding neurexin-1 isoform X32, with the protein product MLRKLMKGYSEQQSEKSLKGFIPQQTTDDILVASAECPSDDEDIDPCEPSSGGLANPTRAGGGREYPGSSEVIRESSSTTGMVVGIVAAAALCILILLYAMYKYRNRDEGSYHVDESRNYISNSAQSNGAVIKEKQPNSAKSSNKNKKNKDKEYYV
- the NRXN1 gene encoding neurexin-1 isoform X29: MHAFHFGSEYACMCVCMYVCICFDFFSVSICTTGIPTTDDILVASAECPSDDEDIDPCEPSSGGLANPTRAGGGREYPGSSEVIRESSSTTGMVVGIVAAAALCILILLYAMYKYRNRDEGSYHVDESRNYISNSAQSNGAVIKEKQPNSAKSSNKNKKNKDKEYYV
- the NRXN1 gene encoding neurexin-1 isoform X31, whose amino-acid sequence is MDMRWHCENSQASNLKEHRLQSFPYYLKTSRKTTDDILVASAECPSDDEDIDPCEPSSGGLANPTRAGGGREYPGSSEVIRESSSTTGMVVGIVAAAALCILILLYAMYKYRNRDEGSYHVDESRNYISNSAQSNGAVIKEKQPNSAKSSNKNKKNKDKEYYV
- the NRXN1 gene encoding neurexin-1 isoform X28 yields the protein MHAFHFGSEYACMCVCMYVCICFDFFSVSICTTGIPASNLKEHRLQSFPYYLKTSRKTTDDILVASAECPSDDEDIDPCEPSSGGLANPTRAGGGREYPGSSEVIRESSSTTGMVVGIVAAAALCILILLYAMYKYRNRDEGSYHVDESRNYISNSAQSNGAVIKEKQPNSAKSSNKNKKNKDKEYYV
- the NRXN1 gene encoding neurexin-1 isoform X30, which translates into the protein MHAFHFGSEYACMCVCMYVCICFDFFSVSICTTGIPTTDDILVASAECPSDDEDIDPCEPSSANPTRAGGGREYPGSSEVIRESSSTTGMVVGIVAAAALCILILLYAMYKYRNRDEGSYHVDESRNYISNSAQSNGAVIKEKQPNSAKSSNKNKKNKDKEYYV
- the NRXN1 gene encoding neurexin-1 isoform X34, encoding MDMRWHCENSQTTDDILVASAECPSDDEDIDPCEPSSANPTRAGGGREYPGSSEVIRESSSTTGMVVGIVAAAALCILILLYAMYKYRNRDEGSYHVDESRNYISNSAQSNGAVIKEKQPNSAKSSNKNKKNKDKEYYV